GTCTGGAATTTGAAATTGAAGAAGAATTCCATGAAGCGTTAAAGGGAATTTTGAAACTTCCAATTGGAGTAAAGCTTGGAGTTTATTCTGCTTATCTTTACTATTTAATGTTGTTCAAAAAAATTAAAAGGTTGGATGTAAAACAGTTAATGAGCAAGCGTGTAAGAATTTCTAACTTTTATAAAATATATTTGTTTCTTAAATCTTTTTGGGAAATAAAAATCATTAAGCTTACTTAAATTGTGAAATACGAGTATTTAATATTTAACATAATTGTTTTGTCTGGACCACTATTCTTCGGATCATTAAAGAAATTTTACTTTTTAAATTATTGGAAGCAAGCATTAATTTCCATTTTAATTTCTGCAATTCCGTTTATTATTTGGGATATTCTTGTTACAAATCGTCATTGGTATTTTGCGGAAAATTATACTTTGGGAATTAGAATTTTTGAATTGCCGATTGAAGAAATTTTGTTTTTTTTAACAGTTCCTTTTGCGTGTTTATTTACTTGGGAAATGTTGAAAAGATTCTCTAACACAAATTATCTGCAAGATTTTGATAATGTGAAAATCTTTGAACAAAAAATCTTCACCTCGGTAATATCTGTCTTCAATCTTTTACTAATTTTTATAGCTATAGTATTTGATAAAGAATATACAGCAATTTCATTAGCAATTTTAATCGCTTCATTTTTTATTGATAAAACATATGGAGCAAAATTGTTTAGAAGAAAATTATTCTGGATTTATATTTCTATTGTTTCGGTATTCACTTTTATATTTAACGGATATTTGACTTGGAGACCGATTGTAACTTATAACGAAATCTATCAATTAGGATTTAGAGTTTTTACAATTCCTATTGAAGATTTTTTGTTCGGGTATGCGTTAATAATATTATCTACAACAATTTTTGAAAAGCAAATAAGTGCGAATTATTTTGCAATGAGAAAAAAAACCAAGTAATATTAAAATTACTTTACAAGTTCTATTTTAGTTAAAGAATTTTTGTTATTCCCGAATGTTGTTTTATGGAATCTATTAAACTTCAGACTAAAGTCTGAGGCTACAAATAATTTGAGAAAAATATGCTTAAAAATAAATGGTATTTAATTTGTCCATCAAAAGATTTATCAAACAAAATAATTTCAAAAAAAATTCTTGATGAAGATATAATAATTTATCGCACAAAAAATGGTAAAGCAGTTGCACTTGAAGATAGATGTTGTCACAGAAATGTTAAATTATCTCTTGGATATTTAAATAAAAATAATGTTGTATGCGGTTATCATGGCTGGGAATTTGATTGCAACGGATCTTGCGTTTTAATTCCTTCTCAATTGCCCGGAACTAAAATTCCTCCCAAAGCAGTAATTAAAAAATATCCTATCAAAGAATTCAATAATTGGGTTTGGGTTTTTATTGGTGATGAAGAAAAATCAAAAATAATAAATCCTCCAAATATTTTAGAAATGAATGATTGGGATTTCACATATAAAGAACATGTATTTGAAGCCGATTTGGAAGCCGCTGCGGAAAGTTTGATTGATCCTTATCATATAAAATACACACACAAAGATTCTATCAAACATTTACTTGGACAAATAAAAGAATTTCCTGCGGAGTTTAGAATTAATATTCTAGATGACGGAATTGAAGGAAAATATTTTCGCTCAAATACAGCAAACGTTTCTGAGAAAATGTATTTTGGAAAAGAGTCTGAGTTAGAAGTTTATTACAGATTTTATTATCCTAATATTTCTCGATTAGAAGCAAGATTTAAAAACCGTACACTTTTAATTCTTGAACATTTTATGCAAGTAGATGAAAACAAAATCAGTATGATGCAAATTACATTATGGAAAAATATTTTCGGATTTTTCCCCGCATTTGGAAAATGGTTTATGGCACGAAAATCAGATAAAATTGTTAACGAAGATATTGCTTTGCTAAAATCACAGAAAGGGATTTTAGATAAGACAAAAGAAAATCTTCATGAAGTAAGTGTAAAAGGTGATGAAGTTTCCCTAGCGTTTAGAAAATTTTGGCGAAGAAAACTTAATGAGGAAATTTAATTTTGGAAAGTTTGGAATTATTAGAGAATAAAAAATCTGTTCCGCTTGAATTTAACAGTATTGCAAAGCAGTATGATATTGCAACTAAATTAAGTCAAGGTTACCAAAAAGATTTAAATCTAAGTGCCGAAAGAATGAATTTAAAGGGTAATGAATATATAGCTGATCTTTGCTGCGGAACCGGAAAATCTACAACGGCATGTTTATCGGTATTGCCCCAAGGGAAAATTTTAGGAATTGATAATTCAAAAATAATGCTGGAAATGGCAGTAAGAAAAATTCAAAACAAAAATGTAAAATTCTCCTTAGAAGATGTAATGGAATTAAATTATCCGAACGAAACTTTTGATGCAATTTTT
The nucleotide sequence above comes from Ignavibacteriota bacterium. Encoded proteins:
- a CDS encoding lycopene cyclase domain-containing protein, coding for MSGPLFFGSLKKFYFLNYWKQALISILISAIPFIIWDILVTNRHWYFAENYTLGIRIFELPIEEILFFLTVPFACLFTWEMLKRFSNTNYLQDFDNVKIFEQKIFTSVISVFNLLLIFIAIVFDKEYTAISLAILIASFFIDKTYGAKLFRRKLFWIYISIVSVFTFIFNGYLTWRPIVTYNEIYQLGFRVFTIPIEDFLFGYALIILSTTIFEKQISANYFAMRKKTK
- a CDS encoding aromatic ring-hydroxylating dioxygenase subunit alpha, which produces MLKNKWYLICPSKDLSNKIISKKILDEDIIIYRTKNGKAVALEDRCCHRNVKLSLGYLNKNNVVCGYHGWEFDCNGSCVLIPSQLPGTKIPPKAVIKKYPIKEFNNWVWVFIGDEEKSKIINPPNILEMNDWDFTYKEHVFEADLEAAAESLIDPYHIKYTHKDSIKHLLGQIKEFPAEFRINILDDGIEGKYFRSNTANVSEKMYFGKESELEVYYRFYYPNISRLEARFKNRTLLILEHFMQVDENKISMMQITLWKNIFGFFPAFGKWFMARKSDKIVNEDIALLKSQKGILDKTKENLHEVSVKGDEVSLAFRKFWRRKLNEEI
- a CDS encoding class I SAM-dependent methyltransferase, which codes for MESLELLENKKSVPLEFNSIAKQYDIATKLSQGYQKDLNLSAERMNLKGNEYIADLCCGTGKSTTACLSVLPQGKILGIDNSKIMLEMAVRKIQNKNVKFSLEDVMELNYPNETFDAIFMAYGIRNMPDYEKCLTNLKRMLKPNGVIAFHEYSLNDNLFSKIYWMFLGYSIIIPISTLLSGSSKIYKYLVKSVLTFPSPKIFLQILKNVGFKNTKRLPMPSWRKPILHTFIAYK